The following nucleotide sequence is from Primulina tabacum isolate GXHZ01 chromosome 2, ASM2559414v2, whole genome shotgun sequence.
tttcacagaACAATTTCGTGggtcgaatatcttatttgggtcatccatgaaaaaatattattttttatgctaaaattattactttttattgtgaatatcgctagaattgacccgtttcacatataaaaattcgtgaaactGTCTAACAAAAAACTTAATCTTTATTCTTTCATGCATAGTCTAACGTTCTCCTCTATTAATTGAACTTTATTTTAGGAAAAAGTAAAGTTGTATAATATTCTCTATTAATTTATGTGGCTACCTTTTTGCTTTTGGCTGGTGGTTTTTGGACTTTTTTTAAGGGAACCCTAATGCCAACCGCCAACGTTTTGAGGATGTTGTCATATGCTTGTATTTAATTGATACAAAAATATTTGCTGACCTTTGATTTATCTATGCCTAAGCTCTCCAATTTTTGGGCTTGCCTAAATGATAAGTTAGCAATTGAGACaacaaaaaatatcatatagtTTATAATATGGGAAAATAGTTTGTCCCGTtcattaaattgtttaattttgaattttggtttATTCTATacattgatttttatttttcaactaTTTTAATCTAGTGGTTGATAGTGATACTGAAAAATACTGATATGGTACCCAAAAATACAGATATAATTTTTCTTGTATACGGTTTAAAATTGAGACTTTTTATCACTGATAATTATGACTTTGCTAAAACGAAAATGGTTTGAAACGATAACTTGAATAAATAACTTATATCCGaaccaaaatcacaattttatttACTCTCTAGATAATTTGTTTTGTTTGAAATTCATGTTCTAACATCCCAAAATTTTCCTTGTTTTTCATTATAAAGCGCATTTTCGAAACGCGACAATTCATCGTTTGTCGCCTGCCACGTGTATAGTACCAAATAATCTTGAGGCTGAAATTTCAAAATCAATCAAGCAGGGGAATTACTCAAAGAAAGATATACCAAATGGATATTCAACTTTCGATCGGAAGCATTTATTCCCATCATTTATGGATTTCCCCAAGAAATCAAACAATTGTCAAGCCTTTCTGCTCAACGAGGTCATCACCCCAGCCGAATGGCGACAATAATGGCAGTAAAGGTGTGTTTTTTGTCTTTCTCGGTCACAATCTGCTTATGCATGCACGTGGGTTTTGACCATCGACCGCTAGATTGTTGATTCCATATTGATTTATTACACGGAATCGGAATTATTTGTGGGCAAATGATCACGTTTTTGGTTGATTTGGATTTGGAAGAAAGGGAGGGGGGGTTCTTTTGACTCTGAGATTTGGGATGTGTGAATTCGCAAGTTGGTTTTGATTTCAGTACTTTTTTGCGGTAGAACTCATTGCATAAATTTTTAGCGCGCTGGAAATAGATTTCCCCGGTTATACACAAGCAATTGTCACATGCAGTATAGTAGTTGCAGCTTTTACTCGGTTAATTGTAACTGTAGTGGTGGAATCTTCAAGTTATGAAAATGTATAGGACTCTGTCGATTTTGTTCAAAAAGGAATTTTATTTGTTAGTCCGTTTGGAGCATATCTAAGCTGGGCTATTAGAGCTAGTCATCCCTatggaagaaaaaaaatatcaaacttAGTTGACAAATTTCTGAAATGTACCCCCAAAACATGTTAGGTCATTCCCCAGAACGAAAATTCTGTGTCTGGCCCTACGTCCACGCCCGATGTATTATTGAATGTCAAGGCATTTTTCTGATTCACGAATCAACTTACATTGGAGAATACTTTCAAGCCATATAATATTAGTAGCCGATTTCATACCTGTGAATCTGAACAAGTCATGGGCATTGATTCTTTCGATGCTACTCATAACCTCTCCTCGTGTGCTACTCAGCTCAAACATTGGACATTGCCATCCAAGATGCACTTCTTCAAGCTATCGAAACTGAGATGTTTTTGTACCTTTTGCAAGCCCATACAAACAAGAAACATCTCAGATGCCAGTGTTATATGGCTTGAATTTACGGACGCATACACTTGGTGGAGTTTTCATGCTAACATGCACTTTTCAGTAGGAGCCATGCGGAGTGACATGTTCGATTCGCCTCCTCACAAACAAAAATCAGAGATACGATAGAATCATGTGGTTGATCTGGATATCTAActtttttcagaaaatgaagGTCACCGCAATAACTATGAGATGCGTAAAATAACTTGAAAAACTTTGAAGGGTTTTCTGCAACTATACAAGTGATGTGTCAGATGGATGAAGTGCATATTGACCTTACATAACTGTATTTGGCCCTGAAGAAATATTAATACAGAAAAATTCTACTTGTTTTGACCCTTGCTGGTGGGCGAAGATCAATGAAGTATTTTCTGTTTTTCGTTTTGCAGGTGATAAGTTCTCAACTGATTGGGACAAAGCTTGGTCCAAATTCAAAAAGCAAGGGAAAAAGACACTTTTCTCAGATTTCTCACCTGACAAGTATGTAAGCTGGAATCCTAGGCGCTCTGAATTCCCATTATCGGAGGAGGTTGATCCCATCAAAAGAACGGAGAGGTCAAATCTCAGGTTATGGACCAGTCCGAGTTTTACTCTTGTAGGAGCCATTGTCATTGTTACTTTTCTTTTGGTGTACACAATTCTAGCACCAGTTAAGTAACTTTTCCCCAAACTTTTGTTTTGAGACACGTATATTCCTGTTACTGTATATTGGTTATTATTTTGGTGGAACAATCTTGAGTCAGGAAATTTATAGCTTGTACTTACATCTCGTGTTTATTCTTTTCGGTGAATTTTTATAAACGAACATTTAGCGTAAAGAAACTATCCGATATTTTCTTTATCCTTCTTTTGAAGGCCCGGACTCTCTATTGAACCACTGTCAAGAACGGCATGCAACAGAAACTTGTCTTATCTTTTATACGTTATCTTGTATTacaaaattttcttgaaatttagaATTATTAGGCCATATTCGGATTTATTTTCGGCGTTTtgtgggaaaaaaaaatttatggtatATGATgtgcataaaatttaaaataaaaaaactttaTGGTATGTGATGtccttgattttattttatggatgggtcatttatttatgaataaaatatCGGACATCGATGGTGCTTTATTCATCAATTGAAAACTGGCATTCTTCCATCCAACCATTACTTGTAAGCGTATATGTTGAAACATGACTAATCTTCTTTACATTCACTTAGATTCTTCAACTTCCAAAGCCTAGGCCTCGTGAATTTTATGATCAGATCAATGAGGTTTTTTTTTGCAGCAACTCAGTTGTTTTCATCGATCAACTAAATACTTTAATCCATCAACAAGGAAAGATAATTTTGGTTTAATCCATTTAACTGAGGTCCCTAAATAATAATTAGTGCTTGCAAGAATGTTGAATGAAACATATTGTTTCACTTTTCTGatacaattaaaagaaaaaaagttGTTCGCAAAGTTGACTAAGAGCATTTCAATAGTTCATCAAAAACCTGAGCATCACTCAGCCAGGAAAAAAAGATGACCTAAGATCTAGGCTTCTCCTTTTTCTCCTTAAAGAGGGCAAGGAGAGATACACCAGACACCTTCACCACCTTGAATCTGACACCAGGAATATCTCCCACGGCATGACCCTTTCGTCCAAATCCAGCAATCAACACTTCATCCTGTACAAACAGCATATCAAGTTTAGACTCTAATTCTGAGGGCAATTGAGCAATCAAAGCTGAGGAAACTGATAACGGGAACTCACATTTTCTTCTATATAGTTTAAACAACCATCATTAGGAACAAAAGCTGCAATCTTTTTGCCATTCTTAATAAGTTGAACCCTAGCACATTTACGAATAGCAGAGTTCGGCTGCTTAGCTTCAATGCCACTGCATATGTAAACAAATCGTAAGATGTAAGCCATGTATGGCATGATTAAGAAAAACTAGAAGGCCAGTGGGAATGAAAATTTTTCACATTTTCTCGAGAACAATTCCCTTCGCATGAGATGATCCAGCAAACGGTTTCTTCCATTCGTTCCCCAGGTGAGATTTCTTGTAGGCCTTGTCAGCCCACCTCTGCCTTCTGCGGTGGGACTTGAGCTTACGACCAGCTCCCATGCCACGTGTCTTCCTATATGACAGATAGTAGACAAGATAATGAAGCCACATGACAAAGAATAATACTATCCATGAATGTTGTAAAACAGTTTCTTATCAATCTTTCTCAGTTCTCACCATAGAAAACTCAAAATCTGAACTAACAATAGAATTGACAAGAAAAACGCCTAATCTTAGAAATTATAACAATAGAATTGACAAGAAAAACGCCTAATCTTAGAAATTATACTACAAGGTCAAAGAACGAACCATGATTCAAAATCCAAAAATAACATGAAACTATGAATTCCCTTTCCCCCAAATAAATATTCCATGCACCTTAGTAAAATTAGATACCACCCTAAACCCCATTTGTCATCAAATTCACCTCACATGATCTTTAAAAAC
It contains:
- the LOC142537304 gene encoding uncharacterized protein LOC142537304, with amino-acid sequence MDIQLSIGSIYSHHLWISPRNQTIVKPFCSTRSSPQPNGDNNGSKGDKFSTDWDKAWSKFKKQGKKTLFSDFSPDKYVSWNPRRSEFPLSEEVDPIKRTERSNLRLWTSPSFTLVGAIVIVTFLLVYTILAPVK
- the LOC142537305 gene encoding small ribosomal subunit protein uS12, with the translated sequence MGKTRGMGAGRKLKSHRRRQRWADKAYKKSHLGNEWKKPFAGSSHAKGIVLEKIGIEAKQPNSAIRKCARVQLIKNGKKIAAFVPNDGCLNYIEENDEVLIAGFGRKGHAVGDIPGVRFKVVKVSGVSLLALFKEKKEKPRS